In the Hordeum vulgare subsp. vulgare chromosome 7H, MorexV3_pseudomolecules_assembly, whole genome shotgun sequence genome, one interval contains:
- the LOC123413218 gene encoding LRR receptor-like serine/threonine-protein kinase RGI5 has product MEKSSRSGLCSSHRGLLLQALPLFLLLLHQSTAGVQAQAPPPPPRLQEAQERAMRELSSTVSTTAPWWDTTDPNPCRWSGVTCSTPPSSNRSGSRSPAAAATVLRLSMSGFGLSNPSVLASICSLDSLESLDLSMNRFTDLPQPLSSCSSSSLGATLRVLNLSHALLAGPLGDFAGFPRLELLDFSFSYLLGNVNKQLSSLASLRILNLGHNGLDGDLPTNMALSLEELVLSGNDFSGPIPASFGITKHVKVLDLSFNMLSGEIPSDLFFAPGLHAVDLSGNMLRGHIPQVFSRGLYRLCLGGNFLSGTIPGSIGDASSLAYLELDNNNLVGDIPWQLGKCSKLLLLNLASNELTGAVPAEIGTLNNLIVLKLQMNNLDGHIPSALAGLVKLNVLDLSQNSIDGEIPHQIFQLLRLSNICLQSNKITGAIPTSVSSLQFLIELDLGDNSLSGFIPTMPISLSTVLNLSHNHLSGSIPSDMGSLRFLKALDLSYNNLSGRVPPSLESLQSLRKLVLSYNHLSGPLPKFPSSVVVHSMGNPDLVDIDEDSDMMADTESAKWIAIASFVVCFVISFYWDGIRNGWFAGPRSR; this is encoded by the exons ATGGAAAAGAGCAGCAGGTCCGGCTTATGTTCTTCTCACCGTGGTTTATTGTTGCAGGCGCTGCCGCTGTTTCTCTTGCTGCTTCATCAGTCCACGGCCGGCGTGCAGGCgcaagccccgccgccgccgccgcggctaCAGGAAGCGCAAGAACGCGCCATGAGGGAGCTGTCAAGCACGGTGTCCACCACGGCTCCGTGGTGGGACACGACCGACCCGAACCCGTGTCGGTGGAGCGGGGTCACCTGCTCCACTCCGCCGTCGTCTAACCGCTCCGGCTCACGCTCACCCGCGGCAGCGGCGACTGTGCTCCGCCTCTCCATGTCGGGCTTCGGCCTCTCCAACCCCTCCGTGCTCGCCTCCATatgctccctcgactccctggagTCTCTGGACCTGTCTATGAACAGGTTCACCGACCTGCCTCAACCCTTGTCTTCGTGCTCCTCCTCATCCTTGGGCGCCACACTGCGTGTGCTCAACCTCAGCCACGCCCTGCTGGCCGGTCCGCTCGGCGACTTCGCCGGCTTCCCCAGGCTGGAGCTCCTTGATTTCTCCTTCAGCTATCTCTTGGGAAATGTGAACAAGCAGCTCAGTTCTTTGGCCAGCCTGAGGATCTTGAACCTTGGTCACAACGGACTTGACGGTGACCTCCCCACGAACATGGCCCTCTCTCTGGAAGAACTGGTGTTATCAGGCAATGATTTCAGCGGTCCGATACCGGCAAGTTT TGGAATCACCAAGCATGTGAAGGTGTTGGATTTGAGCTTCAACATGCTAAGTGGTGAGATACCTTCCGATCTATTCTTTGCTCCGGGTTTGCATGCCGTTGATCTCAGCGGCAACATGCTTCGAGGACACATCCCACAGGTGTTCTCTCGCGGCCTCTATCGCCTTTGTCTCGGAGGGAACTTTCTCAGTGGCACAATCCCGGGCTCAATTGGTGATGCCTCGAGCTTGGCTTATCTTGAGTTGGACAACAATAATTTGGTGGGAGATATACCATGGCAACTCGGTAAATGCAGTAAATTGCTTCTCttgaaccttgcaagcaatgagtTGACTGGTGCAGTGCCCGCAGAGATCGGCACACTCAATAACCTGATTGTTcttaaactccaaatgaacaatcttgATGGCCATATACCGAGCGCACTTGCTGGTCTAGTGAAGCTAAATGTATTGGACCTTAGCCAAAATTCAATTGATGGAGAGATACCGCATCAGATTTTCCAGCTACTGCGGCTTTCAAACATATGTTTGCAAAGCAACAAGATCACCGGTGCCATTCCAACTTCAGTCAGTTCACTGCAGTTTCTTATTGAACTTGATCTCGGAGATAACTCGCTCAGTGGTTTCATCCCCACAATGCCGATCAGCTTGAGCACGGTCCTCAATCTAAGCCACAACCATCTCAGTGGCTCTATCCCTTCAGACATGGGCTCTTTACGCTTCTTGAAGGCCCTTGATCTTTCCTACAACAACTTGTCCGGTCGGGTACCGCCCTCGCTCGAAAGTTTGCAGAGCTTGAGAAAGCTGGTGCTCTCCTATAATCATCTCTCGGGACCCCTCCCGAAGTTTCCATCATCTGTGGTGGTCCATTCAATGGGAAATCCTGATCTTGTCGACATTGACGAGGATTCGGATATGATGGCGGATACTGAGTCAGCTAAATGGATTGCAATAGCTTCTTTTGTGGTCtgcttcgtcatctctttctactGGGATGGGATCAGGAATGGATGGTTTGCAGGTCCAAGGAGCAGGTAG
- the LOC123409892 gene encoding amino acid transporter AVT6E: MVNSNYSALPLTATAIELQSAHPPPHPPKSGAAANGAAHAKLTKQDSFLGEVEDDDAHATAAEHDELPLIGDDGPAGPPEGSGVSGAVFNLATSIIGAGIMALPATMKVLGVAVGLVSILVMGVLSEVTIELLVRFSVRCRALSYGELVHRALGRPASVVAQFCIIVNNAGILVVYLIIIGDVMSGSLKHMGVMDQLIGHGEWDNRRLLILFVLVVFLSPLCALEKIDSLSLSSAASVGLAVVFVAVSCMIAVVKLVEGKLAAPRMGPDFSSRAAILDLLVVIPIMTNAYICHFNVQPIYNELKEKTPRNMYNVGRISTVLCVVVYALTAISGYLLFGDDTESDVLTNFDKDLGIKFSTVLNYIVRIGYIIHLVLVFPVVHFSLRQTVDSLVFGELAPHSRKRMLSLTVVLLALIYLGSTMIPNIWMAFKFTGATTGLALGFMFPALVALRLDKEGECLGRGERLLSLGMLGLAIVVSVVGVVGNVYSLRSKSE; this comes from the coding sequence ATGGTGAACTCTAACTACTCGGCGCTCCCGCTCACCGCCACCGCCATCGAGCTGCAGTCCGCCCACCCGCCGCCGCATCCTCCCAAATCTGGCGCCGCAGCCAATGGCGCGGCACACGCCAAGCTCACCAAGCAGGACTCCTTCCTGGGTGAGGTCGAGGACGACGACGCCCACGCCACCGCCGCCGAGCACGACGAGCTGCCGCTCATCGGCGACGACGGCCCGGCGGGTCCCCCCGAGGGCTCGGGGGTCTCCGGCGCGGTGTTCAACCTCGCGACCTCCATCATCGGGGCGGGCATCATGGCGCTCCCGGCGACCATGAAGGTGCTCGGCGTCGCCGTGGGGCTCGTCTCCATCCTCGTCATGGGGGTGCTCTCTGAGGTCACCATCGAGCTGCTCGTCCGGTTCTCGGTGCGCTGCCGCGCGCTGTCCTACGGCGAGCTCGTGCACCGGGCGCTCGGCCGCCCGGCCAGCGTCGTCGCGCAGTTCTGCATCATCGTCAACAACGCCGGGATCCTCGTCGTCTACCTCATCATCATCGGCGACGTCATGTCCGGGTCGCTCAAGCACATGGGCGTCATGGACCAGCTCATCGGCCACGGCGAGTGGGACAACCGGAGGCTGCTCATCCTGTTCGTTCTCGTGGTGTTTCTATCCCCGTTGTGTGCCCTCGAGAAGATTGACTCGCTGAGCTTGTCGTCTGCTGCGTCTGTCGGGCTCGCCGTTGTTTTTGTGGCGGTCTCGTGCATGATCGCGGTTGTGAAGCTCGTCGAGGGCAAGCTCGCCGCGCCGAGGATGGGGCCGGATTTTAGCTCGAGGGCGGCGATCCTTGACCTTCTCGTTGTGATACCCATCATGACCAATGCCTACATCTGCCATTTCAACGTGCAGCCCATCTACAATGAGCTCAAGGAGAAGACACCCCGCAACATGTACAACGTCGGCCGGATCTCCACCGTGCTCTGCGTCGTCGTTTACGCGCTGACTGCCATCTCGGggtacctcctgtttggcgacgaCACCGAGTCCGACGTGCTCACCAACTTCGACAAGGACCTCGGGATCAAGTTCAGCACGGTGCTCAACTACATTGTGAGGATCGGGTACATCATCCACCTGGTCCTCGTCTTCCCGGTCGTCCACTTCTCGCTGAGGCAGACGGTGGACTCGCTGGTCTTCGGCGAGCTCGCGCCCCACAGCAGGAAGAGGATGCTCTCCCTGACAGTAGTTCTGCTGGCCCTTATCTACCTCGGCTCGACCATGATACCCAACATCTGGATGGCCTTCAAGTTCACCGGCGCAACGACGGGGCTGGCATTGGGCTTCATGTTCCCAGCCCTCGTGGCGCTGCGGCTGGACAAGGAGGGGGAGTGCCTGGGGCGCGGCGAGAGGCTCCTGTCGCTCGGAATGCTGGGGCTGGCCATCGTCGTGAGCGTCGTCGGGGTCGTGGGAAACGTGTACAGCctgaggagcaagtctgagtga